In one Scyliorhinus canicula chromosome 3, sScyCan1.1, whole genome shotgun sequence genomic region, the following are encoded:
- the pcdh18a gene encoding protocadherin-18a, with protein sequence MARLRAFLLLLLLSGWAAERTAGITAKYTVYEEQPAGTVIGRLSETLAGQLHPSARRFRLMQRLNASLLRVREEDGEVSVGGRLDRERLCRRAAPCRLAFDVITLPTEQLQLIQVEVEVLDINDNPPRFPRARIPLEISESAAVGARFPLDGALDPDLGENALHGYSLSAEPHFALEVGSRADGARYAELRLARELDREHQARYELRLTAWDRGQPARSGSSLLQISVADSNDNSPAFERPAYSLRLPEDTRAGSLLLDLNATDPDEGSNGRVRYSFGSHVSAQVVDTFRIEADSGRLLLLRPLDFELSQSYEIDVRAQDLGPNSVPAHCKIVVRVLDVNDNAPELAVTLVPLGGDVAAVSEGAPPRTLVAVVRVQDRDSGPNGQVACTLQGAGHFSIQRTGEKNYVIQTNQTLDRERVAQYRLAVIAQDLGAPSLTTVQYLTVHIGDENDNAPQFQRSSYQLSLLENNSPGVFLTLMTATDADSADNSRVTYTILDSSVAGSSITTYLTIDPSIGAIYALRAFDREEISSISFTVQARDGGTPQLATNTTVLLTILDQNDNPPAILKPDLHNGSAEVTIPTNAGPKYLATTIAAIDKDSGVNAEFTCSILDGNQNGMFIVDPRTCDVYTNDSFTLDQEKHWDLVVAVQDKGSPSLSTVATLKVMLEQKETPQHTEQSTLDDSMIIIISLGVICAVLLIIMAMFATRCNREKKDTRSYNCRVAESTYQHHPKRPSRQIHKGDITLVHTATGTLPIRSQHRASPSPSPTLSGVDRGQMCSRQTNHSRQSLNSLVTLSSNHLPENFSLELTHTSPPVEQVSQLLSMLHQGQYQPRPNFRGNKYSRSYRYALQDMDKFSLKDSGRGDSEAGDSDYDLGRDSPIDRLLGEGFSDLFVTDSHRFHPAMKLCTDECKVLGHSDQCWMPPLSSGVSADYRSNMFIPGEDTQQLQEDDCDSSDSNEKKKSFLTFGKDSQNDESEDLGTSSLLSEMNSVFQRLLPPQMDIYADCNEVGSISSLEKKKGHLAAKPVPYPHGVAAWAASTHFQNPVNSVGIAPINHINPPSTISKWLPAMEEIPENYEEDEFDNVLSQLAPCKRESKHELIDASELVAEINKLLQDVRQS encoded by the exons ATGGCGAGGCTGCgggcgttcctcctcctcctcctgctgagTGGCTGGGCGGCCGAGCGGACGGCGGGCATCACGGCCAAGTACACGGTGTACGAGGAGCAGCCGGCGGGCACGGTGATCGGCCGCCTCTCGGAGACGCTGGCCGGCCAGCTGCACCCCTCCGCCCGCCGCTTCCGACTGATGCAGCGGCTGAACGCGTCGCTGCTGCGGGTGCGCGAGGAGGACGGCGAGGTGAGCGTGGGCGGCCGCCTGGACCGCGAGCGCCTGTGCCGGCGCGCGGCGCCCTGCCGCCTGGCCTTCGACGTGATCACGCTGCCCACCGAGCAGCTGCAGCTGAtccaggtggaggtggaggtgctgGACATCAACGACAACCCGCCGCGCTTCCCGCGCGCCCGCATCCCGCTGGAGATCTCCGAGAGCGCGGCGGTGGGCGCGCGCTTCCCGCTGGACGGCGCGCTCGACCCCGACCTGGGCGAGAACGCGCTGCACGGCTACTCGCTCAGCGCCGAGCCGCACTTCGCCCTGGAGGTGGGCAGCCGCGCCGACGGCGCCCGCTACGCCGAGCTGCGGCTGGCCCGCGAGCTGGACCGCGAGCACCAGGCCCGCTACGAGCTCCGCCTGACGGCCTGGGACCGCGGGCAGCCGGCGCGCAGCGGCAGCTCGCTGCTGCAGATCAGCGTGGCCGACTCCAACGACAACAGCCCGGCCTTCGAGCGGCCGGCCTACAGCCTGCGGCTGCCCGAGGACACGCGCGCCGGCTCGCTGCTGCTCGACCTCAACGCCACCGACCCGGACGAGGGCAGCAACGGGCGGGTGCGCTACTCGTTCGGCAGCCACGTGTCGGCGCAGGTGGTGGACACGTTCCGCATCGAGGCCGACTCGGGCCGCCTGCTGCTGCTGCGCCCGCTCGACTTCGAGCTGAGCCAGAGCTACGAGATCGACGTTCGCGCCCAGGACCTGGGCCCCAACTCGGTGCCGGCCCACTGCAAGATCGTGGTGCGGGTGCTGGACGTCAACGACAACGCGCCCGAGCTGGCCGTCACCCTGGTGCCGCTGGGCGGCGACGTGGCCGCCGTGTCGGAGGGCGCGCCGCCGCGCACCCTGGTGGCCGTGGTGCGGGTGCAGGACCGCGACTCGGGGCCGAACGGCCAGGTGGCCTGCACGCTGCAGGGCGCCGGGCACTTCAGCATCCAGCGCACCGGCGAGAAGAACTACGTGATCCAGACCAACCAGACGCTGGACCGCGAGCGGGTGGCCCAGTACCGGCTGGCGGTGATCGCCCAGGACCTGGGCGCCCCCAGCCTCACCACCGTCCAGTACCTCACCGTCCACATCGGCGACGAGAACGACAACGCGCCGCAGTTCCAGAGGAGCAGCTACCAGCTCTCCCTGCTCGAGAACAACTCGCCCGGCGTCTTCCTCACCCTCATGACGGCCACCGACGCCGACTCGGCCGACAACAGCCGGGTGACCTACACCATCCTGGACTCCTCTGTCGCTGGCAGCTCCATCACCACCTACCTGACCATCGACCCGTCCATCGGCGCCATCTACGCCCTCCGGGCCTTTGACCGCGAGGAGATCAGCAGCATTTCCTTCACCGTCCAGGCCCGGGATGGGGGCACCCCTCAGCTGGCCACCAACACCACCGTCCTTTTGACCATCCTCGACCAGAATGATAACCCACCAGCCATCCTCAAGCCCGATTTGCACAATGGCTCGGCCGAGGTGACCATCCCGACTAACGCTGGGCCCAAGTACTTGGCGACCACCATAGCAGCAATCGACAAAGACTCTGGCGTCAATGCCGAGTTCACTTGCAGCATCCTTGATGGCAACCAGAATGGGATGTTCATTGTGGATCCAAGGACTTGCGATGTTTACACCAATGACAGCTTCACTTTGGACCAGGAGAAACATTGGGACCTTGTTGTCGCCGTGCAAGATAAAGGGTCACCGAGTCTCAGTACAGTGGCTACTTTAAAAGTGATGCTTGAACAGAAAGAAACACCCCAGCACACTGAACAAAGTACTTTAGATGACTCAATGATCATCATCATATCCCTGGGTGTGATTTGTGCTGTTCTGCTCATCATCATGGCCATGTTTGCCACAAGATGCAACCGGGAAAAAAAAGATACCAGATCTTACAACTGCCGAGTGGCAGAATCCACTTACCAGCACCACCCCAAACGACCATCCAGGCAGATTCACAAAGGGGACATCACTCTGGTGCACACTGCGACTGGCACGTTACCCATCAGATCTCAACACAGGGCTTCTCCTTCCCCCTCACCAACCCTATCCGGAGTGGATCGGGGTCAGATGTGCAGCAGGCAAACCAATCATAGCCGCCAGTCCCTCAACAGTCTGGTGACCTTGTCCTCCAACCATTTACCTGAGAACTTTTCACTGGAGCTCACACACACTTCTCCACCTGTTGAG CAAGTTTCTCAGCTATTGAGTATGCTGCATCAAGGCCAGTATCAACCAAGACCAAACTTTCgaggaaataaatattccagaaGTTACAG ATATGCTCTTCAAGATATGGACAAATTCAGTCTGAAGGACAGTGGTCGAGGCGACAGTGaagctggagacagtgactacgaTTTGGGTAGAGATTCTCCCATTGATAGGCTTCTAGGAGAAGGTTTCAGTGACCTCTTTGTCACCGACAGCCATCGATTTCATCCAG CAATGAAGTTGTGCACAGATGAATGCAAAGTTTTGGGCCATTCTGATCAGTGCTGGATGCCTCCGTTGTCTTCAGGTGTTTCTGCTGATTACAGGAGCAACATGTTTATTCCTGGTGAGGATACACAACAACTACAGGAAGATGATTGTGACTCTTCAGATTCCAATGAGAAGAAAAAAAGCTTTTTAACTTTTGGCAAAGATTCCCAGAACGATGAGTCAGAGGATCTGGGGACTTCATCCCTCTTGTCAGAAATGAACAGTGTTTTCCAACGATTGCTGCCTCCACAAATGGACATCTATGCAGACTGCAATGAGGTTGGCAGTATAAGTTCTTTGGAAAAGAAAAAAGGACATTTGGCAGCGAAGCCTGTTCCCTATCCACATGGGGTGGCAGCTTGGGCAGCAAGCACTCATTTCCAGAATCCGGTGAACAGTGTTGGTATAGCTCCTATTAATCACATAAATCCGCCGTCAACCATCTCTAAATGGTTGCCTGCCATGGAGGAAATCCCAGAAAATTATGAAGAAGATGAATTTGATAATGTTCTCAGCCAGCTTGCTCCCTGCAAGCGTGAGAGTAAACATGAACTCATTGATGCCAGTGAACTTGTGGCAGAAATTAACAAACTTTTACAAGATGTCCGGCAGAGCTAA